The Penaeus vannamei isolate JL-2024 chromosome 13, ASM4276789v1, whole genome shotgun sequence genome window below encodes:
- the LOC138863732 gene encoding S-antigen protein-like — protein sequence MCFYVYITKNVRVAAKNSERKTLVLVVETEEKTEVETTIEEAEVAVDAAIRRRRKKNSRSIRKDEVLVVVEAEAVVDVEADAVEVMKAEVVVVVEANTILVVEAEAVVVVEAEIVVAIEAEATVVVEAQVAVVVEAETVVVVETEAEAIVEADAVVVIEAEAVVLVEAETVLDG from the coding sequence ggcaGCAAAAAATAGCGAAAGGAAAACATTAGTCCTCGTAgtagaaacagaggaaaaaacagAAGTAGAAACAACTATTGAAGAAGCAGAGGTAGCTGTAGATGCAGccataagacgaagaagaaaaaaaaacagccgtAGTATTAGAAAAGAtgaagtactagtagtagtagaagcagaggcagtAGTAGACGTGGAAGCAGATGCAGTAGAAGTAATGAAagcagaggtagtagtagtagtagaagcaaacACAATATTAGTCGTGGAAGCAGAGGCAGTGGTAGTAGTGGaagcagaaatagtagtagcaatagaagcAGAAGCAACGGTAGTAGTGGAAGCacaggtagcagtagtagtagaagcagagacagtagtagtagtggaaacagaagcagaagcaaTTGTGGAAGCAgatgcagtagtagtaatagaagcagaGGCAGTAGTATTAGTGGAAGCAGAGACAGTATTAGACGGCTAA